TTATTCTTGGGTACCTATTTCAGGCTTTCTTAAGATCTAATAGTGTGTCATTTGGTTGTAAGCTGTCAACGGACAGTCTCCTTGGTACAAAATGTTTTGCGAGCTGTGAGCTAGAACAGTTCCTGTAACTCTGTCTCGTAACTTAATTGTTAAACGGTGTGTTATGTCTATACTTCAGAAGTTTTTTATTGTGCCGTTGCTGTTTATGCAAACAGGAGGGGGAGAGTATTCTAATAATATTTGTTGTCCGATAGCggtgaaaaaaaattgatatcCAAAGGCATATCTTGGTCCTTAGCAACCTTCCAGTCTAGCAGATCCAGTTACATAGTAGCCTCACCCTTTCTGACCttcctttctgaatttctgtaatTCAGATGCATGCGTTGATGGTACTTGGTTTGGCCAATGTCTCCAAAGTACAACATGTGGCATGAAGTcttttgaagaattaaaatatttctaaagtaaTTTGACATTCATTGTATTTTTGTGTTACACAGATGTCCTAAAGAAGTTTATCCTCATGTATCTACTATTATAAACATTTGTCTTAAATATCTTACTTATGATCCTAATTATAATTatgatgatgaagatgaagatgaaaatgCCATGGATGCTGATGGTGGTGATGACGATGATCAAGGTATATTCTCTTTTTGGGTTGGGCGAGAGGAAGATCTTGTAAACGTGCAGTCATCTGAGAAAATTTGTATGGGTGCTATTGCTACTAAGTACCAGCATTTGAATGACTTGTATACCTTTGTATTCAATTTTTGCactgtttttaaacatacttaTATTCCAAGAAGTGAGTTCATAATATATAGGATGATGTTTTTGGAGATAAATAATTCCAAAGGTGAACATAAAGTacaagacaaatattttaaaatactcgAAAGGTGGAAAAAGACAGAAGCATGTAGGATGATATAATTAAAGTGAGAAGAATATCAGTTAATGAATTGAAAATCCATATTCAGCATGGGAAAGGCTTCTCCCTACTTTCCACTATAATATATTCTTACCTAATGCATAAAATCAGAATAGATTGAAAATTGCAAAATagtcagtatttttctgtagcataaaaaatgttttagactGAAAGGTATAACGTATTGTTACTATGATGGCAATACCTTGCCATATGTAAGCTTTATGAAAACTTGGACACACAAGTAATCTGAACCCAGACCATAACATTCTCATTACCTTAAGAATGAATGAGCTGCACAGTTGTTGCTTTAGTGCTTAAGAAGTCAATTTGTATTGCTTATTGTAtgtttttgttgtcatttttgGGGGCAGAGTATGGTTTGGTTTATTcctagaaagaaacaaacagaataatttGTTGAATCTGGATCAGCTAGTAATTGTTGTTGCATTGTGGCTTATGTCACGACTAAAGAAGAGTAGTCTTGAAATCAGTAGTCAGGCTGTAAATGTGACGGGAACTGCCTTATTGTGTTTGCAGTTTAAATTAGTGCATGTGTAAGACTAGTGTGAAAAAATTGGCAGAGGAAAGAGTTAGTGTTCAGATTTAGGCAGTGTAGAAAGCTTTTTAGTATGGTTTTTAACGTACTTCTGAACCTCTTTCTTTGGTGTGCATTACACAAAACTCAAGTGTGTTCCTgttaattgtttaaaataaaacttgatgCTTTGATTGTCTAGACTTGAACGtatgcataatttatttttttcaagggaGCGATGATGAATATAGTGATGATGATGACATGAGCTGGAAAGTGAGGCGTGCAGCTGCTAAATGTCTGGATGCTGTGGTTAGCACACGACATGAAATGCTTCCAGAATTCTACAAAACTGTATCTCCTGCTTTAATAGCCAGATTCAAAGAACGTGAAGAGAATGTTAAAGCAGATGTTTTTCATGCatatctttctcttttaaaacaaactcgACCTGTGCAAAGTTGGCTTTGTGATCCTGATGCAATGGAACAAGGAGAGACACCTTTGACAATGCTTCAGAGTCAGGTTATTTGTCACAATTTTGGTTATCTTTGGGAAGACATACTGAACTTGTGCCCTCTTCATAAGGATAGTTCTTGAAATATGCCATATACTTTCTTCATACACAGATTTACAGTTTATTACTGTAGTATTAACATTGAGAGCAAGCCAGGTAAACTGGCCCATAAAAGTACAGCAGTCGTAGAAACTGAAATTATCAACTAATGTAAATGTGCTTATCTGACTTCACTTGTTTACTGTCACCTGTAAAAGTTTAGTCAAATTACCAAAGCAAAATAGTTATTTTGTGCATTCTTTTAATGCAGACGTAAGTTCTAATGATCAAGATAAAACTTGATTTGctacaatgtattttatttgcagaataaaaagGATAGTGCTGAAAACTTCTTCTAAGTGAGTTACTTGGGTGACTTTTCAGTTGTTGCTCTCTACAGTTCTATTAATGCAAAtctagttttgctttgtttcatctCACCttttagattacttttttttatgataGCAATTCTTTTCAATCTTCATTTCCCCATGTTTAACTTTTCTAGTTCTGTAGAGAAATCAGAAATAGAGGGGTAGGACACACATCTTTATATCCCCCCAGTGAtcaaagatgaaagaaatgtcAGCTATTGAATCAATTAACACATATGCGATGATTACAGGTCCCCAACATAGTTAAAGCCTTGCACAAAcagatgaaggagaaaagtgtGAAGACTCGTCAGTGTTGCTTTAACATGCTGACAGAGCTAGTAAATGTATTACCTGGAGCCCTAACACAACATGTTCCCGTACTTGTACCAGGTATGAGAAACATATTATTCATTTAAAGATTTATTAGTAAATTGGATGTGAAGTTTTGAAATCTTTGTCTTGACTGCGTAAAAGCTTTGAAGTGTTGCTTCTATTTAAAGAAATTGGCAAAATAATCAGCTGCTGTGTGGatccatataaatattttagtgacATATTTCCAGTAATCTTGAAAACAAGGGTTGACTCTAagattgagattttttttttctcctatatctaaaaaaaaaggttaatttgcTTCTTAACTGCAAGATCAAATTGCCTTCTTCCTCATCTTAACAGAGTGAAATATTGCCCATATTTTAGCTTTTGGGACCTAAAATGTTAGATTTTGAACCAACAAGGAAAAGTAAGTTAGGAAAAGTTAAAGGTTCAGAATCCCattataattaagaaaatacatcatAAACCATCAACTGGCCCATGTCCCCTGTGTAGagaaagcttaaaaacaaattgaTTGAATAAAATGGTGAAAGAGCCTTGGAAGCATTCAAGAAAGGCTGGGAGCAGGAAAACATAAATTGAGTATAGCTGCCTGCCTTCAGAAATTTTGCAGTACTCTAACAGAATATAAATACCCAacctaaaaatacatttttctttttttttttcttccaggaataattttttcactgaatgACAAATCAAGTTCTTCTAATCTGAAGATAGATGCTTTGTCCTGTTTGTATGTGATCCTCTGCAATCATTCTCCCCAAGTCTTTCATCCTCACGTTCAAGCATTGGTACCTCCAGTTGTAGCTTGTGTTGGAGACCCATTTTACAAGATAACATCAGAGGCGCTTTTGGTTACTCAACAGCTTGTGAAAGTCATTCGTCCTTTAGACCAGCCTTCTTCCTTTGATGCTACTCCTTACATCAAAGATTTGTTTACTTGTACAATCAAGAGATTAAAGGCTGCTGACATTGATCAGGAGGTGAAAGAAAGGGCAATATCTTGCATGGGTCAAATCATTTGTAGCCTTGGTGACAGCCTAGGCACAGACCTGCCTAGTACACTTCAGATCTTCCTAGAGAGACTGAAGAATGAGATCACTCGATTAACTACAGTGAAGGCCATGACACTGATTGCCGGTTCTCCTTTGAAGATAGATTTGAGACCAATCCTTGGGGAAGGAGTTCCtattcttgcttcttttttgagaaagaaccAGCGAGCTTTGAAATTGGGCACTCTTTCAGCTCtagatattttaattaagaattaCAGTGACAGCTTGACAGCTGCCATGATTGATGCTGTCCTGGATGAGCTTCCACCTCTGATTAGTGAAAGTGATATGCATGTATCACAGATGGCCATCAGTTTTCTGACAACGCTGGCTAAAGTATATCCTTCCTCCCTGTCAAAGATTAGTGGGTCCATTCTCAATGAACTTATTGGGCTGGTGAGATCGCCTCTGCTTCAGGGTGGAGCACTTAGTGCCATGCTAGAATTTTTCCAAGCTTTGGTTGTGACTGGTACAAATAATTTAGGCTATATGGATTTACTGCGCATGTTAACGGGTCCAGTGTACTCACAGAGCACAGCACTTACTCACAAGCAGTCTTACTATTCCATTGCCAAATGTGTTGCTGCCCTTACTCGAGCCTGCCCTAAGGAAGGACCAGCTGTTGTAGGTCAGTTCATTCAAGATGTCAAGAACTCAAGGTCCACAGATTCCATTCGGcttttggctttgctttctcttgggGAAGTTGGGCATCACATTGACTTAAGTGGACAAATTGAGCTGAAGTCTGTAATACTAGAAGCATTCTCTTCTCCTAGTGAAGAAGTCAAATCAGCGGCGTCTTATGCATTAGGCAGTATTAGTGTTGGCAATCTTCCTGAATATCTGCCATTTGTCTTACAAGAAATAACCAGTCAACCTAAGAGGCAATACCTTCTTCTTCATTccttgaaagaaataattagcTCTGCATCAGTGATTGGTCTCAAACCATATGTTGAGAACATCTGGGCCTTACTCCTGAAACACTGCGAATGTGCAGAAGAGGGTACACGGAATGTTGTTGCTGAATGCTTGGGCAAGCTTACGTTAATAGATCCAGAGACTCTGCTTCCACGACTCAAGGGATACTTGGCATCGGGTGAGTAGTAGTAACTCATGTACATAGTGTAGCAAATGGCCTTATGCTATCTGTTAATAAATTGATCTAGTTTTGCAAATTATTCGCTTAAATTTGATAATACTCTTGAAGTTTtgctttcctcccaccccaacAGTATGAAGCTTAGATGGTTCCATTTTCACTAGAAGAAATTAGTGATACATaacatgaattaattttatggtCTGCTTTCAGACTGGTATTTCAATTAACGATGTTATGTTTAACTGAGTTGTAAACTTAAAGGGGAAGGAGCATGGGTGACAAAGGGACAGCACTACTTGACAAacagttttcttaattttcagatAAGAATTCAGAAATCTTTAAGCATTAGGAAGGATCATTGTGCATAGTTCATTAATCAGTTTCATATCAAGAATATTGGCATGTTTTTtcatgtgctgctgctttaaagAGGAGAGTGGTTTGTAGGCCTATGTGGTGAATTAAAAAATCCGTCCTAAATAGGTTCATTACTTGAATTTTCTGTAGCAGTTAATGTTAAATGTTTATTACAAATGTTATGGTCTCTCTTCCTCCGTATAAAATGGACCATGAGAACATCTGTGGAGAAAACATACTGCATTGCTAGTAataag
This sequence is a window from Balearica regulorum gibbericeps isolate bBalReg1 chromosome 1, bBalReg1.pri, whole genome shotgun sequence. Protein-coding genes within it:
- the CAND1 gene encoding cullin-associated NEDD8-dissociated protein 1, whose product is MASASYHISNLLEKMTSSDKDFRFMATNDLMTELQKDSIKLDDDSERKVVKMILKLLEDKNGEVQNLAVKCLGPLVSKVKEYQVETIVDTLCTNMLSDKEQLRDISSIGLKTVIGELPPASSGSALAANVCKKITGRLTSAIAKQEDVSVQLEALDIMADMLSRQGGLLVNFHPSILTCLLPQLTSPRLAVRKRTIIALGHLVMSCGNMVFVDLIEHLLTELSKNDSMSTTRTYIQCIAAISRQAGHRIGEYLEKIIPLVVKFCNVDDDELREYCIQAFESFVRRCPKEVYPHVSTIINICLKYLTYDPNYNYDDEDEDENAMDADGGDDDDQGSDDEYSDDDDMSWKVRRAAAKCLDAVVSTRHEMLPEFYKTVSPALIARFKEREENVKADVFHAYLSLLKQTRPVQSWLCDPDAMEQGETPLTMLQSQVPNIVKALHKQMKEKSVKTRQCCFNMLTELVNVLPGALTQHVPVLVPGIIFSLNDKSSSSNLKIDALSCLYVILCNHSPQVFHPHVQALVPPVVACVGDPFYKITSEALLVTQQLVKVIRPLDQPSSFDATPYIKDLFTCTIKRLKAADIDQEVKERAISCMGQIICSLGDSLGTDLPSTLQIFLERLKNEITRLTTVKAMTLIAGSPLKIDLRPILGEGVPILASFLRKNQRALKLGTLSALDILIKNYSDSLTAAMIDAVLDELPPLISESDMHVSQMAISFLTTLAKVYPSSLSKISGSILNELIGLVRSPLLQGGALSAMLEFFQALVVTGTNNLGYMDLLRMLTGPVYSQSTALTHKQSYYSIAKCVAALTRACPKEGPAVVGQFIQDVKNSRSTDSIRLLALLSLGEVGHHIDLSGQIELKSVILEAFSSPSEEVKSAASYALGSISVGNLPEYLPFVLQEITSQPKRQYLLLHSLKEIISSASVIGLKPYVENIWALLLKHCECAEEGTRNVVAECLGKLTLIDPETLLPRLKGYLASGSSYARSSVVTAVKFTISDHPQPIDPLLKNCIGDFLKTLEDPDLNVRRVALVTFNSAAHNKPSLIRDLLDTVLPHLYNETKVRKELIREVEMGPFKHTVDDGLDIRKAAFECMYTLLDSCLDRLDIFEFLNHVEDGLKDHYDIKMLTFLMLVRLSTLCPSAVLQRLDRLVEPLRATCTTKVKANSVKQEFEKQDELKRSAMRAVAALLTIPEAEKSPLMSEFQSQISSNPELAAIFESIQKDSSSTNLESMDTS